In Methanosarcina barkeri MS, a single window of DNA contains:
- a CDS encoding reverse transcriptase domain-containing protein, with protein sequence MNRNTKGTGFDSLTIQQVEASGVENFIRSIKKELKSEKYAAGEVKRVEIPKKNGETRQLGILTLKDRLVQGAVKLILEPIFEADFENCSYGYCAYRSAKLASLEVYKWLETGSIHYLKGDIENCFDSVPHDKLMTVLKTRIEDELILSLIEDWLKKGSVESSSGKYSGKGLLQGGIISPLLLNFYLDQFDNQWAEIGLKNVEGDSVEHLVRFADDFVILSKEWINSDRVEAVLDVVGLEFNKEKTYVGNAVNGFEFGGFYFQEIIDENGLERNIKIIPTEGSIEKVIEIIESIVSAEKSNFDDKNKNRAYNSIIKNISKVLDPWVNYYKHTDYAAGLERIEQSVNKRTKEFT encoded by the coding sequence TTGAACAGAAATACAAAAGGAACTGGTTTTGATTCTCTGACTATCCAGCAGGTAGAGGCTTCAGGGGTTGAAAACTTCATCCGCTCGATAAAGAAAGAACTTAAAAGTGAAAAGTACGCTGCTGGCGAAGTGAAAAGAGTCGAAATTCCAAAAAAGAACGGTGAGACAAGGCAGCTTGGAATTCTTACCTTAAAAGACCGGCTTGTCCAGGGAGCTGTAAAACTCATTCTTGAGCCGATTTTTGAAGCTGATTTTGAAAACTGCTCCTACGGCTACTGTGCTTACAGGTCTGCAAAACTCGCCAGCCTTGAAGTTTACAAATGGCTTGAAACCGGGAGCATCCATTACCTGAAGGGAGATATTGAGAACTGTTTTGACAGCGTCCCGCATGATAAGCTCATGACAGTCCTTAAAACAAGAATTGAAGATGAGCTAATACTTTCTCTGATCGAGGACTGGCTTAAAAAAGGTTCAGTTGAAAGCAGTTCCGGAAAATATTCAGGGAAAGGGCTGCTTCAGGGTGGAATAATTTCACCTCTTCTTTTAAACTTTTATCTTGACCAGTTTGATAACCAGTGGGCTGAAATCGGGCTGAAGAACGTTGAAGGGGATTCGGTTGAGCACCTTGTTCGTTTTGCAGATGACTTTGTGATCCTTTCAAAGGAATGGATCAATTCTGACAGAGTTGAGGCTGTTCTGGATGTAGTGGGCCTTGAATTTAACAAAGAAAAAACCTATGTTGGGAATGCAGTGAACGGGTTTGAGTTCGGGGGCTTCTATTTTCAAGAGATTATCGATGAGAATGGATTGGAGAGAAATATAAAAATCATACCTACTGAAGGGTCTATTGAGAAGGTAATTGAGATCATTGAGAGCATAGTAAGCGCAGAAAAATCAAACTTTGATGATAAAAATAAAAATCGGGCTTATAATAGTATTATTAAGAATATTTCTAAAGTTTTAGACCCGTGGGTAAACTATTACAAACATACGGATTACGCGGCTGGGCTTGAAAGAATTGAGCAAAGTGTTAACAAAAGGACAAAAGAGTTTACTTAA
- a CDS encoding plasmid pRiA4b ORF-3 family protein, producing MKDTFKKIYQLKLSIKGISPKIWRRIQVPENYTFLDLHKTIQTVMNWKDYHLHEFEVQNPKTGELEKIGETDDGCETFCEPLVPENKAKLSKYFTPENKVALYTYDFEDNWEIKVRLEEILPKRKGAKYPVCTAGKRAAAPEDIGGTGGYEEMLDILEDPEHEEYEHTVAWLGKNFDPEYFKPKDIAF from the coding sequence ATGAAAGACACGTTTAAAAAGATATACCAATTAAAACTTTCAATAAAAGGTATTAGTCCTAAAATCTGGCGGCGAATCCAGGTTCCGGAAAATTATACTTTTCTGGACCTTCATAAGACTATCCAGACTGTAATGAACTGGAAAGATTACCATTTGCATGAATTCGAGGTGCAAAACCCAAAAACCGGTGAACTTGAAAAAATAGGGGAAACAGATGACGGTTGTGAAACTTTCTGTGAGCCCCTTGTACCGGAAAATAAAGCTAAGCTTTCCAAATACTTCACTCCGGAAAATAAGGTTGCTCTGTACACCTACGATTTCGAGGACAACTGGGAGATAAAAGTCCGGCTTGAGGAAATCCTTCCGAAAAGAAAAGGAGCGAAATATCCAGTCTGCACTGCAGGAAAAAGAGCAGCAGCCCCTGAAGATATAGGAGGAACAGGAGGCTATGAAGAGATGCTCGATATCTTGGAAGACCCTGAACATGAGGAATACGAACATACAGTGGCGTGGCTGGGGAAAAATTTTGATCCAGAGTACTTTAAACCAAAAGATATTGCTTTCTGA
- a CDS encoding DUF3024 domain-containing protein, whose translation MRFNYMMNIYTKWYRSYFYFCAKYACPDLQAISTSFETKFARMEYAGNRLFNISYMRHTETWFEIFRDLSIDECLETIQNFITSCHKNIIKEIHIHAIGFIRFMEIVE comes from the coding sequence ATGCGCTTTAACTACATGATGAATATTTATACGAAGTGGTACCGCAGCTATTTTTACTTCTGCGCGAAGTACGCATGCCCAGACCTGCAGGCAATATCTACATCTTTTGAAACAAAGTTTGCACGCATGGAATATGCAGGAAATAGGCTTTTCAACATTTCATACATGAGACATACGGAAACGTGGTTTGAAATTTTTAGAGACTTATCTATAGACGAATGTTTAGAAACGATCCAGAATTTTATCACTTCCTGCCATAAAAACATCATAAAAGAAATTCATATACATGCTATCGGTTTTATCCGTTTTATGGAAATCGTTGAATAG
- a CDS encoding ABC transporter substrate-binding protein: protein MPGDEPASPSSGVSNESVSRGSNELASGDSNESTFQGSDELTSGDSKKSTSQGSDELVAAVGTHGGEPEAGFNPITGWGYSSEPLVQSTLFKKDSNGSLINDLATNYSVSDDGFTWTVNIRNDVKFHDGVPLTARDVAFTFNTAANSSGVDLSVLKNAVALDNYTVEFKLNDPQTTFIHKLSVIGIVPEHAYNETYGEHPIGSGPYRFVEWDKGQQAIFEANPDYYGQKPYFKKLTLLFMQSDTAFAAAKSGQVDIAEIPSSYANQKVDGMKIESLSSIDARGITFPMQPDTGKKTENGYSIGNNVTSDPAIRKALNIGIDRQALIDGALNGQGEEEFTGVDKLPWGNKDAIFEDGKVDEAKKLLADAGWKDTDGDGILEKNGTKAEFTLLYSSNAQERQALAVALSEEAKELGINIKVEGKSWDEIDTMAHSTPVVFGYGSLDPTDLYLRYYSKSYDPANYNNIILYNNSVVDNYLRTAITSTDQNTANKNWQLAAWDGTTGFSEKGDATWLWIATINYMYIMDKDIDIGTPKIQPHGANIFGNILEWKRT from the coding sequence ATACCGGGTGACGAGCCAGCTAGTCCGTCTTCCGGAGTATCGAATGAATCGGTTTCCAGAGGCTCGAATGAGTTAGCTTCCGGAGATTCTAATGAATCAACTTTCCAGGGCTCGGATGAGTTAACTTCTGGAGATTCAAAAAAATCAACTTCCCAGGGCTCGGATGAGCTGGTAGCAGCCGTAGGGACCCATGGTGGAGAACCGGAAGCCGGTTTTAACCCGATTACCGGATGGGGTTACAGCAGTGAACCGCTGGTCCAAAGTACTCTTTTTAAAAAGGACAGTAATGGGTCTCTGATCAATGATTTAGCGACAAATTATTCTGTTAGTGACGATGGGTTTACCTGGACTGTTAATATAAGAAATGATGTTAAATTCCATGATGGGGTACCTTTAACTGCCAGAGATGTAGCATTCACGTTTAATACAGCAGCAAATTCGAGTGGAGTCGATCTTTCAGTGCTGAAAAATGCGGTAGCCCTCGACAACTACACAGTTGAATTCAAATTAAACGACCCGCAAACGACTTTTATTCACAAGCTTTCAGTTATCGGGATTGTGCCTGAACATGCTTACAATGAGACTTACGGAGAACATCCAATCGGGTCAGGCCCATATCGATTCGTAGAATGGGATAAAGGCCAGCAGGCAATCTTTGAAGCAAATCCGGATTACTACGGCCAGAAGCCGTACTTTAAGAAATTAACTTTACTCTTCATGCAGTCCGACACGGCTTTTGCAGCAGCTAAATCAGGACAGGTTGACATAGCTGAAATTCCTTCTTCCTACGCTAATCAGAAAGTCGATGGAATGAAAATAGAGTCCCTTAGTTCCATTGATGCTCGCGGAATAACATTCCCAATGCAGCCCGACACGGGAAAGAAAACGGAAAATGGCTATTCAATCGGAAATAATGTAACCTCCGATCCTGCGATAAGAAAAGCCCTGAACATCGGAATAGACAGGCAGGCCTTAATCGATGGAGCATTAAACGGGCAGGGTGAAGAGGAATTTACTGGAGTGGACAAACTACCCTGGGGCAATAAGGACGCTATATTCGAAGACGGAAAAGTAGACGAAGCAAAGAAGCTTTTAGCGGACGCTGGCTGGAAAGATACCGACGGTGACGGTATTCTTGAAAAGAACGGGACGAAAGCAGAATTTACCTTATTGTATTCCTCAAACGCCCAGGAAAGGCAAGCTTTAGCCGTTGCACTGAGCGAAGAAGCTAAAGAACTGGGAATAAACATTAAAGTCGAAGGTAAGAGCTGGGACGAGATTGATACCATGGCGCATTCAACTCCTGTAGTTTTCGGTTATGGTTCGCTTGATCCGACGGACTTATACCTTAGATATTACAGCAAAAGCTACGACCCTGCAAACTACAACAATATAATACTGTACAACAATTCGGTCGTGGATAACTATCTCAGGACAGCCATAACCAGCACTGATCAGAACACTGCCAATAAAAACTGGCAACTGGCTGCATGGGATGGAACAACTGGATTTTCTGAAAAAGGAGACGCTACCTGGCTCTGGATTGCAACTATCAATTACATGTACATTATGGACAAGGATATAGACATCGGAACCCCAAAAATTCAGCCTCACGGTGCCAATATCTTCGGTAATATCCTGGAGTGGAAACGTACATAA
- a CDS encoding ABC transporter substrate-binding protein, which yields MGDPIISSSQVSDELVSGGSDELVPEDSDESVSRNSDELVSKSSDELVVNVNSHTGEPETGFDPLLGWGCGHVNFEPLIQSTLFKSADDGSIINDLATNYSISSDGKNWTVYIRDDVKFTDGENLTAEDVAFTFNTAIGSNSELDMSNLEKATAINNTVVEFKLKEPQSSFIWRLRYVGIVPEHAYKKETYGSNPIGSGPYKFVEWDKGQQAILELNENYYGKKPYFKKITLLFLDKDTALAAVKSGDVDIAEIEISHANQTVDGYKLVALPAARAQGLSFPIQNNTGKKSLQGDPIGNNVTADIAIRKALNIGIDRKALLEGVIYGKGAVEYTGVDQRNFGNPEAKVNDSNPEEAIKILENAGWKDTDGDGIRENNGTKAEFKLYYSAADQTRQALSVAVSEQAKELGIKTDLVGASWDEIYANQYSSAVLYAYSSIDTFNLYQQYHSKEADNTYKNPGLYNNSVVDGYLETALRSTDQDQATKYWKLAAYDGNTGFGPAGDATWLWLVTIDYLYMADETLDIGTPQKNSGADVLGNIYEWKRVDTASSTFK from the coding sequence ATGGGCGATCCGATTATCTCGTCATCCCAGGTTTCTGATGAATTAGTTTCCGGGGGCTCGGATGAATTGGTTCCCGAGGACTCGGATGAATCAGTTTCTAGGAACTCAGATGAACTAGTTTCTAAAAGCTCTGATGAACTTGTGGTGAATGTAAATTCACATACAGGTGAACCCGAAACCGGATTTGACCCACTTCTTGGATGGGGGTGCGGGCATGTGAATTTTGAACCACTTATACAGAGCACTCTTTTTAAATCAGCTGATGATGGAAGCATAATAAACGATCTTGCTACAAATTATTCTATCAGTTCGGATGGGAAAAACTGGACTGTGTATATAAGAGATGATGTCAAGTTCACGGACGGTGAAAACTTAACCGCAGAAGATGTGGCATTTACGTTTAATACCGCAATTGGAAGTAACTCCGAACTGGATATGAGTAATCTCGAAAAAGCCACTGCAATAAATAATACTGTAGTTGAATTCAAACTGAAAGAACCTCAGTCCAGTTTCATATGGAGACTCAGATACGTTGGGATTGTACCAGAACATGCATATAAAAAAGAAACCTACGGATCCAATCCGATAGGATCTGGGCCATATAAATTCGTAGAATGGGATAAGGGCCAGCAAGCAATCTTAGAATTAAACGAAAATTACTATGGAAAAAAGCCGTACTTCAAAAAAATAACCCTGCTGTTTTTGGATAAAGATACTGCGCTTGCAGCAGTAAAATCCGGTGATGTGGACATAGCTGAGATTGAGATTAGCCATGCAAACCAGACCGTAGATGGGTACAAGTTAGTAGCTCTTCCGGCAGCAAGAGCTCAGGGCCTATCCTTCCCTATACAGAATAACACAGGCAAAAAAAGCCTTCAGGGAGATCCAATAGGCAATAATGTCACAGCAGACATAGCAATTCGAAAAGCCTTAAACATCGGTATAGACAGAAAAGCCCTGCTTGAAGGAGTTATATACGGAAAAGGAGCCGTAGAATATACCGGAGTAGACCAGCGGAACTTTGGGAATCCTGAAGCGAAAGTTAATGATTCAAATCCCGAAGAAGCCATAAAAATACTGGAAAACGCAGGCTGGAAAGACACCGATGGCGATGGAATTCGGGAGAATAACGGAACAAAGGCTGAATTTAAGTTATACTACTCTGCTGCGGATCAGACAAGGCAAGCTCTATCGGTAGCTGTAAGTGAACAGGCCAAAGAATTAGGTATAAAAACAGACCTTGTAGGAGCAAGCTGGGACGAAATATATGCTAACCAGTACAGTTCTGCTGTGTTATACGCATACAGCAGCATAGATACCTTTAATCTCTACCAGCAGTACCACAGCAAAGAAGCCGACAATACATACAAAAATCCCGGCCTTTACAATAACTCTGTTGTAGACGGATATCTGGAAACAGCTTTAAGATCTACAGATCAGGACCAGGCTACAAAATATTGGAAGTTAGCTGCATATGACGGAAATACCGGTTTTGGGCCAGCAGGAGATGCTACATGGTTATGGTTGGTGACTATTGACTACCTCTACATGGCAGACGAAACCCTGGATATTGGTACTCCACAAAAAAACTCAGGAGCAGATGTTTTAGGAAATATCTACGAATGGAAAAGAGTAGACACAGCCAGCTCGACTTTCAAATGA
- a CDS encoding ABC transporter permease, which produces MSNNEKIVGFVGKKALRLASLLIIVCLASFMLIQYSPIDPVRAYIGEMPVTAEHKAKLEAYWGVNIPPQEKFLNWAGDILKGDFGTSLIYRVPVIDVIKERFTASLVLMGISWLFSGILGFALGIIAGAKQGTWVDKAIKIYCYALAAAPTFWLALILLIVFSVYLGWFPIGLRVPIGVTAENVTFFDWFKRLILPALTLSLLDIAKITMFTREKLIEVLSSDYVLFAKARGEKGLDLVLRHGIRNVALPAITLQFLGFSELFGGTVLVEQVFSYPGIGQTAVAAGLKSDVPLLLGIVIFSTLFVFFGNLIADIIYEFVDPRIKQQEALM; this is translated from the coding sequence GTGTCAAACAATGAAAAAATAGTGGGCTTCGTCGGAAAAAAGGCCCTCAGGTTGGCAAGCCTTTTGATTATAGTTTGTCTTGCAAGTTTCATGCTTATCCAGTATTCGCCTATAGATCCCGTTAGAGCCTATATTGGGGAAATGCCAGTAACCGCAGAACACAAAGCTAAACTTGAAGCTTACTGGGGGGTTAATATCCCTCCGCAGGAAAAGTTCCTGAACTGGGCTGGAGATATTCTTAAAGGAGACTTTGGGACTTCACTGATTTATAGGGTTCCAGTTATTGATGTCATTAAAGAACGATTTACAGCTTCCCTTGTTCTAATGGGAATTTCTTGGCTGTTTTCAGGAATTTTAGGTTTTGCTTTAGGAATAATAGCTGGTGCAAAGCAAGGTACGTGGGTCGATAAGGCAATAAAGATTTATTGTTACGCTCTGGCTGCTGCACCGACATTCTGGTTAGCACTGATTCTTCTGATAGTGTTTTCAGTATATTTGGGCTGGTTCCCAATAGGATTACGTGTACCTATAGGGGTTACAGCCGAAAATGTGACGTTTTTTGATTGGTTTAAGCGTTTAATTCTCCCTGCACTAACTTTGAGTCTATTAGACATTGCCAAAATTACAATGTTCACTCGAGAAAAATTAATCGAAGTCCTCTCCAGTGATTATGTCTTATTTGCAAAGGCAAGAGGTGAAAAAGGGCTGGATCTGGTATTGAGGCATGGAATTCGAAACGTTGCACTTCCGGCCATTACCCTGCAGTTTTTAGGATTCAGTGAACTGTTCGGGGGCACAGTTCTGGTTGAACAGGTATTCTCATATCCCGGAATCGGACAGACTGCAGTAGCAGCAGGACTGAAATCCGATGTACCGCTGCTTTTGGGAATAGTCATCTTCAGTACTTTATTTGTATTCTTCGGAAACCTGATTGCTGATATTATCTATGAATTTGTTGACCCCAGGATAAAGCAACAGGAGGCATTAATGTGA
- a CDS encoding ABC transporter permease → MSTTVVTVNRGLFRGLNLRQKTLLIIGFTSLLLLSIVVSSVFLGEEPLHTNFGSKNLAPSLEHPFGTDWMGRDMFIRTLEGLGLSILVGGLASTISTVLTVILGLLSSAGKTADSFVSWLVDLFLSIPHLLLIILISIGMGGGATGVITGVALTHWPSLTRVVRAEIKQLKTQEYIHISRNLGRSKWWIAIRHILPHLVPQILLGTILMFPHAILHEASVTFLGFGLSPHEPAIGIILSESMRYLSAGYWWLAFFPGLSLLIVVLAFDMIGESLGKLMNPKNAHE, encoded by the coding sequence GTGAGCACTACTGTTGTGACAGTTAACAGGGGACTATTTAGAGGATTAAATCTCAGGCAGAAAACGCTTCTGATAATAGGTTTCACTTCACTTTTATTACTTTCAATTGTGGTTTCCAGCGTGTTTTTAGGTGAGGAACCGCTACATACCAATTTCGGCTCTAAAAACCTTGCTCCTTCCCTGGAACATCCATTCGGAACAGATTGGATGGGAAGAGACATGTTTATAAGGACTCTGGAAGGACTGGGTTTAAGTATACTGGTTGGAGGGCTTGCTTCTACAATCAGCACTGTATTGACCGTAATTTTAGGATTACTTTCAAGTGCAGGAAAAACTGCAGACTCCTTTGTGTCGTGGCTGGTAGACCTCTTTCTTTCAATTCCTCATCTGCTTTTAATAATTCTTATTTCCATCGGAATGGGAGGAGGAGCAACAGGAGTTATTACAGGAGTTGCATTAACGCACTGGCCGAGCTTAACAAGGGTTGTAAGAGCAGAAATCAAGCAACTGAAAACCCAGGAGTACATTCATATCTCCAGGAATCTTGGCAGGTCAAAATGGTGGATAGCTATAAGACACATTCTACCTCATCTGGTTCCCCAGATACTGTTAGGCACGATTTTAATGTTTCCACATGCTATTTTGCACGAAGCTTCAGTCACATTCCTGGGGTTCGGACTTTCACCACACGAACCTGCAATCGGTATAATTCTTTCCGAATCTATGAGGTATCTTTCAGCAGGATACTGGTGGCTTGCATTTTTCCCGGGATTATCGCTGTTAATTGTAGTTCTGGCATTTGATATGATTGGAGAAAGTTTAGGAAAGCTGATGAATCCGAAAAATGCTCATGAATAA
- a CDS encoding ABC transporter ATP-binding protein — translation MENKAEINPEKELATRLETVAGKDKTVTGKRDKSIAGERKKTEALLNVEDLSLSFTQYSLGLRQTELKVISNLSIQAYKGEILAIVGSSGSGKSLLAHAILGILPSNAKLEGKIEYDGKELTQKRKEEMRGKEIALIPQAITYLDPLMKISNQVIGCVEKKKEGLMKKLQREIFQRYDLKPDVERMLPHELSGGMARRVLVSTAVISSSKLVIADEPTPGLDENTLNETLSYFKDMADKGCAVILITHDIEAALKISHKIAVFYAGTVLEVANVEDFKNNGGNLRHPYTRALWNALPQNKFQAIKGHQPMQDEVTDGCIFYERCSKKKASCSHGTPQLKQLNGGMVRCNNAS, via the coding sequence ATGGAAAATAAAGCTGAAATAAACCCTGAAAAAGAGTTAGCTACTAGACTTGAAACAGTTGCTGGAAAGGATAAAACAGTTACTGGAAAAAGGGATAAATCAATTGCTGGAGAACGGAAAAAAACTGAAGCTCTGTTGAACGTAGAAGATCTTTCGTTGTCGTTTACTCAATATTCGTTGGGCCTTAGACAGACTGAACTGAAAGTAATTTCTAATTTGAGTATCCAGGCTTATAAAGGTGAAATTCTGGCTATCGTAGGGTCAAGTGGATCAGGTAAAAGTCTTCTGGCTCATGCGATTTTAGGAATTTTGCCTTCAAACGCAAAACTAGAAGGTAAGATAGAATACGATGGTAAAGAACTTACCCAGAAAAGAAAAGAAGAAATGAGAGGCAAAGAAATTGCCCTGATCCCACAAGCTATAACCTATCTTGACCCTTTAATGAAAATCTCAAATCAAGTAATAGGATGCGTTGAAAAGAAAAAAGAAGGCTTAATGAAGAAACTTCAAAGAGAAATTTTTCAGAGATACGATTTAAAGCCCGATGTCGAAAGAATGCTCCCTCATGAGCTCTCAGGAGGAATGGCTCGAAGAGTTCTGGTTTCGACTGCTGTAATAAGCTCTTCCAAACTCGTAATTGCGGATGAACCAACTCCGGGGTTAGACGAAAATACTTTGAATGAGACTCTGAGTTACTTCAAAGACATGGCAGATAAGGGATGTGCAGTGATACTCATAACTCATGACATTGAAGCTGCATTAAAAATCTCCCATAAAATTGCAGTATTTTATGCAGGTACGGTTCTGGAAGTAGCTAACGTTGAAGACTTTAAAAATAATGGTGGGAACCTAAGACATCCGTATACCCGTGCACTCTGGAATGCCCTTCCCCAGAACAAATTCCAGGCAATCAAAGGTCATCAACCGATGCAGGATGAAGTCACTGACGGATGCATTTTCTATGAAAGATGTTCCAAAAAGAAAGCTAGCTGTTCTCATGGAACTCCTCAATTGAAACAGCTCAATGGAGGGATGGTGAGGTGCAATAATGCGTCTTAA
- a CDS encoding ABC transporter ATP-binding protein, giving the protein MRLKGENISFGYKKNSLILKDVNISLGSGEVLGLIGDSGSGKSTLCKILTGYENKYQGKVRLDAKEIPSKGYNPVQLVFQHPEKAVNPKWRMKDILNEGHLVSQDIIEAFGIKNNWLNRWPNELSGGELQRFALARALSPKTRFLIADEITTMVDAITQAQIWSIVLNIVEELNIGVLVVSHDQNLINMLCQDTIYLKDINNV; this is encoded by the coding sequence ATGCGTCTTAAAGGTGAGAATATAAGTTTCGGGTATAAAAAAAATAGTTTGATTTTAAAGGATGTTAATATTTCTTTGGGCAGCGGAGAAGTACTGGGCCTGATCGGGGATAGTGGAAGCGGAAAATCAACTCTCTGTAAGATCTTAACAGGCTACGAAAATAAGTATCAGGGAAAAGTAAGGCTAGATGCAAAAGAAATTCCGTCAAAAGGCTATAACCCGGTCCAGCTCGTCTTCCAACATCCGGAAAAAGCTGTAAATCCTAAATGGAGAATGAAAGATATTCTAAACGAAGGACACCTTGTTTCACAGGATATTATAGAGGCATTTGGAATAAAAAATAACTGGCTTAACCGATGGCCCAATGAGCTTTCAGGAGGAGAACTCCAGAGATTTGCCCTTGCAAGAGCTTTAAGCCCTAAAACCAGGTTTTTAATTGCTGATGAAATTACTACAATGGTAGACGCTATTACTCAAGCTCAAATCTGGAGTATCGTTTTAAATATCGTCGAAGAACTTAATATTGGAGTACTGGTCGTAAGCCATGACCAAAATTTAATTAATATGTTATGTCAAGATACCATTTATCTAAAAGACATAAATAATGTTTGA
- the ltrA gene encoding group II intron reverse transcriptase/maturase, with translation MKGGKLLNVSYSTISLRDKKLTNAQLYQKWKTINWHEVKTRVNKLQTRITKAVLQNKWNLVKRLQYLLTHSYSAKLLAVRRVTQNKGKRTPGIDGEKWLSSASKMKAVLSLTGKRYKAKPLKRVFINKPGKKKKRPLGIPTMYDRAIQSLYSLALEPVAETKSDLRSFGFRNNRSARDACQQIFLCLSKKNSAQWILEGDIKGCFDNINHKWLLTNVPIEKSILTQFLKAGFIYKHHLNPTKAGTPQGGIISPILANMTLDGIEKLLLAKYPKRGKNSKKVNFIRYADDFIVTANSEETAKEIRDVIVIFLKERGLELSDDKTLITNINEGFDLLGWNFRKYKGKLLIKPSKKSTKIFTETISQTITEGRAWSQEVLISKLNPIIRGWSNYHNSVVSSDTFQTLDHRIWELLWKWAKRRHPNKSKDWIVNKYWKRSTSRRWNFRTGRNELLLLSQTRIHRHIPLKLQMNPFLDTNYFRERQYKLSFRKGHSI, from the coding sequence ATGAAAGGAGGCAAACTTCTGAATGTAAGTTATTCAACGATATCCTTACGGGATAAGAAGCTTACAAACGCTCAACTCTACCAGAAATGGAAAACAATCAACTGGCATGAAGTCAAAACGAGAGTTAATAAGTTGCAAACCCGGATTACAAAAGCAGTCCTACAAAACAAATGGAATCTTGTCAAGAGATTGCAGTATTTACTAACTCATTCCTATTCCGCCAAACTTCTGGCCGTAAGAAGAGTTACTCAAAATAAAGGAAAAAGGACACCTGGAATTGATGGCGAAAAATGGTTAAGTTCTGCCTCCAAAATGAAAGCTGTCCTTAGTCTCACTGGTAAAAGATACAAAGCCAAACCGCTTAAACGAGTCTTCATCAATAAACCTGGTAAGAAGAAGAAACGTCCATTAGGTATCCCTACAATGTATGACAGGGCTATCCAGTCTTTATATTCACTGGCTCTGGAACCAGTAGCTGAAACTAAGTCTGACCTACGGTCTTTTGGTTTCAGAAATAATCGAAGTGCCAGGGATGCCTGTCAGCAAATCTTTCTATGTCTGAGCAAGAAAAATTCAGCCCAATGGATCTTGGAAGGTGATATCAAAGGATGTTTCGATAATATAAATCATAAGTGGTTGCTAACTAATGTTCCTATAGAAAAGTCAATACTGACTCAATTTCTTAAAGCAGGTTTTATATATAAGCATCATCTGAATCCAACGAAAGCAGGCACGCCGCAAGGTGGGATTATCTCTCCTATTCTGGCTAATATGACATTGGATGGTATCGAGAAGTTGCTCCTTGCTAAGTACCCTAAAAGAGGGAAAAATTCCAAGAAGGTCAACTTCATAAGATACGCTGACGATTTCATAGTCACTGCTAATTCTGAAGAAACTGCGAAAGAAATACGGGATGTAATTGTTATTTTTCTTAAAGAACGAGGTCTTGAGCTCTCCGATGATAAAACCCTTATCACAAACATTAATGAAGGCTTTGACCTCCTCGGCTGGAATTTCCGCAAGTATAAAGGTAAGCTTCTGATCAAACCTTCCAAAAAGTCCACTAAAATATTTACTGAAACAATCAGTCAAACCATAACGGAAGGAAGAGCATGGTCTCAGGAAGTCTTAATTTCCAAACTAAATCCCATAATAAGAGGCTGGTCCAACTACCATAATTCCGTGGTTTCTTCGGATACTTTCCAGACACTCGATCATAGAATCTGGGAGCTGTTATGGAAATGGGCTAAAAGAAGACATCCGAATAAATCCAAAGATTGGATTGTTAACAAATACTGGAAAAGAAGCACTTCCAGAAGGTGGAATTTCAGAACAGGAAGAAACGAGTTATTGCTTTTATCCCAAACTAGAATACACAGACATATTCCTTTGAAACTACAAATGAATCCGTTTCTTGACACGAATTATTTCCGTGAACGTCAATACAAATTAAGTTTCCGGAAAGGACATTCCATTTGA